Proteins encoded in a region of the Coregonus clupeaformis isolate EN_2021a chromosome 9, ASM2061545v1, whole genome shotgun sequence genome:
- the LOC121574072 gene encoding heterogeneous nuclear ribonucleoprotein H isoform X4, translated as MADGEGFVVRIRGLPWSCAVDEVSRFFSDCKVANNGTSIHFTYTREGRPSGEAFVELESEDDLKIAVKKDRETLGHRYVEVFKSNNVEMDWVMKHTGPNCPETEGDGLVRLRGLPFGCSKEEIVQFFTGLEIVPNGITLPVDFQGRSTGEAFVQFASQDIAEKALKKHKERIGHRYIEIFKSSDAEVRTNYEPPRKTMGGMQRPGPYDRPGGGGGGRGYNGMSRGGSFDRMRRGGYGGGEAGSDRYGDGGSSFQSTTGHCVHMRGLPYRATETDIYSFFSPLNPVRVHIEVGPDGRMTGEADVEFATHEDAVAAMSKDKANMQHRYVELFLNSTAGGSNGGYGGQMGAIGNQSGMSSSYYGSSRGSMGMNGSMGAGWGI; from the exons ATGGCAGATGGAGAGGGTTTTGTGGTGCGTATTCGTGGCCTTCCCTGGTCTTGCGCGGTGGACGAAGTGTCAAGATTTTTCTCTG ATTGTAAAGTTGCAAACAACGGCACAAGTATCCATTTCACATACACTCGTGAGGGCAGGCCAAGCGGAGAGGCCTTCGTAGAGCTGGAGTCGGAGGACGACCTGAAGATTGCCGtcaagaaagacagagagacccTGGGTCACAGATATGTGGAAG TATTCAAATCGAACAATGTGGAGATGGACTGGGTCATGAAGCACACCGGTCCAAACTGCCCAGAGACTGAGGGGGACGGGCTTGTGCGGCTGCGTGGCCTTCCCTTCGGCTGTAGCAAGGAGGAGATTGTCCAGTTCTTCACAG GGTTGGAAATCGTGCCAAATGGGATAACATTGCCGGTGGACTTCCAGGGGAGGAGTACGGGGGAGGCCTTCGTGCAGTTTGCTTCACAGGATATAGCTGAAAAGGCTCTAAAGAAACACAAGGAAAGAATAGGTCACAG GTATATTGAGATATTCAAGAGCAGTGATGCAGAGGTGCGGACGAATTACGAGCCCCCACGCAAAACGATGGGTGGCATGCAGAGACCAGGCCCCTACGACAGgcccggtggtggtggtggcggccGTGGCTACAACGGCATGAGCCGCGGAGGCTCCTTCGACAGGATGCGCCGTGGGGGCTACGGTGGAGGTGAGGCTG GTTCAGATCGTTATGGCGATGGTGGTTCAAGTTTTCAGAGTACGACCGGGCACTGTGTGCACATGAGGGGGCTTCCTTACCGGGCAACAGAGACTGACATCTACAGT TTTTTTTCGCCGTTGAACCCAGTGCGTGTGCACATCGAAGTTGGTCCAGATGGGAGGATGACTGGAGAGGCTGATGTGGAGTTTGCCACACATGAGGATGCTGTGGCAGCTATGTCAAAGGATAAAGCCAACATGC AGCACCGTTATGTTGAGTTGTTCCTCAACTCAACAGCAGGGGGCAGTAATGGAGGCTATGGTGGCCAGATGGGCGCTATAG GTAATCAGAGCGGGATGAGCAGCAGTTACTATGGCAGCAGCCGCGGCTCCATGGGCATGAACGGTAGCATGGGAGCCGGATGGGGCATATAA
- the LOC121574072 gene encoding heterogeneous nuclear ribonucleoprotein H isoform X1 has protein sequence MADGEGFVVRIRGLPWSCAVDEVSRFFSDCKVANNGTSIHFTYTREGRPSGEAFVELESEDDLKIAVKKDRETLGHRYVEVFKSNNVEMDWVMKHTGPNCPETEGDGLVRLRGLPFGCSKEEIVQFFTGLEIVPNGITLPVDFQGRSTGEAFVQFASQDIAEKALKKHKERIGHRYIEIFKSSDAEVRTNYEPPRKTMGGMQRPGPYDRPGGGGGGRGYNGMSRGGSFDRMRRGGYGGGEAGSDRYGDGGSSFQSTTGHCVHMRGLPYRATETDIYSFFSPLNPVRVHIEVGPDGRMTGEADVEFATHEDAVAAMSKDKANMQHRYVELFLNSTAGGSNGGYGGQMGAIANQSSYGGSQQMSAGYTGGYSSQSSMGGYNDYSNQSGMSSSYYGSSRGSMGMNGSMGAGWGI, from the exons ATGGCAGATGGAGAGGGTTTTGTGGTGCGTATTCGTGGCCTTCCCTGGTCTTGCGCGGTGGACGAAGTGTCAAGATTTTTCTCTG ATTGTAAAGTTGCAAACAACGGCACAAGTATCCATTTCACATACACTCGTGAGGGCAGGCCAAGCGGAGAGGCCTTCGTAGAGCTGGAGTCGGAGGACGACCTGAAGATTGCCGtcaagaaagacagagagacccTGGGTCACAGATATGTGGAAG TATTCAAATCGAACAATGTGGAGATGGACTGGGTCATGAAGCACACCGGTCCAAACTGCCCAGAGACTGAGGGGGACGGGCTTGTGCGGCTGCGTGGCCTTCCCTTCGGCTGTAGCAAGGAGGAGATTGTCCAGTTCTTCACAG GGTTGGAAATCGTGCCAAATGGGATAACATTGCCGGTGGACTTCCAGGGGAGGAGTACGGGGGAGGCCTTCGTGCAGTTTGCTTCACAGGATATAGCTGAAAAGGCTCTAAAGAAACACAAGGAAAGAATAGGTCACAG GTATATTGAGATATTCAAGAGCAGTGATGCAGAGGTGCGGACGAATTACGAGCCCCCACGCAAAACGATGGGTGGCATGCAGAGACCAGGCCCCTACGACAGgcccggtggtggtggtggcggccGTGGCTACAACGGCATGAGCCGCGGAGGCTCCTTCGACAGGATGCGCCGTGGGGGCTACGGTGGAGGTGAGGCTG GTTCAGATCGTTATGGCGATGGTGGTTCAAGTTTTCAGAGTACGACCGGGCACTGTGTGCACATGAGGGGGCTTCCTTACCGGGCAACAGAGACTGACATCTACAGT TTTTTTTCGCCGTTGAACCCAGTGCGTGTGCACATCGAAGTTGGTCCAGATGGGAGGATGACTGGAGAGGCTGATGTGGAGTTTGCCACACATGAGGATGCTGTGGCAGCTATGTCAAAGGATAAAGCCAACATGC AGCACCGTTATGTTGAGTTGTTCCTCAACTCAACAGCAGGGGGCAGTAATGGAGGCTATGGTGGCCAGATGGGCGCTATAG CCAACCAATCTTCCTATGGAGGCAGCCAGCAGATGAGCGCTGGTTACACGGGGGGCTACAGCAGCCAGTCCAGCATGGGGGGGTACAATGATTACA GTAATCAGAGCGGGATGAGCAGCAGTTACTATGGCAGCAGCCGCGGCTCCATGGGCATGAACGGTAGCATGGGAGCCGGATGGGGCATATAA
- the LOC121574072 gene encoding heterogeneous nuclear ribonucleoprotein H isoform X3 — MADGEGFVVRIRGLPWSCAVDEVSRFFSDCKVANNGTSIHFTYTREGRPSGEAFVELESEDDLKIAVKKDRETLGHRYVEVFKSNNVEMDWVMKHTGPNCPETEGDGLVRLRGLPFGCSKEEIVQFFTGLEIVPNGITLPVDFQGRSTGEAFVQFASQDIAEKALKKHKERIGHRYIEIFKSSDAEVRTNYEPPRKTMGGMQRPGPYDRPGGGGGGRGYNGMSRGGSFDRMRRGGYGGGEAGSDRYGDGGSSFQSTTGHCVHMRGLPYRATETDIYSFFSPLNPVRVHIEVGPDGRMTGEADVEFATHEDAVAAMSKDKANMQHRYVELFLNSTAGGSNGGYGGQMGAIANQSSYGGSQQMSAGYTGGYSSQSSMGGYNDYIR; from the exons ATGGCAGATGGAGAGGGTTTTGTGGTGCGTATTCGTGGCCTTCCCTGGTCTTGCGCGGTGGACGAAGTGTCAAGATTTTTCTCTG ATTGTAAAGTTGCAAACAACGGCACAAGTATCCATTTCACATACACTCGTGAGGGCAGGCCAAGCGGAGAGGCCTTCGTAGAGCTGGAGTCGGAGGACGACCTGAAGATTGCCGtcaagaaagacagagagacccTGGGTCACAGATATGTGGAAG TATTCAAATCGAACAATGTGGAGATGGACTGGGTCATGAAGCACACCGGTCCAAACTGCCCAGAGACTGAGGGGGACGGGCTTGTGCGGCTGCGTGGCCTTCCCTTCGGCTGTAGCAAGGAGGAGATTGTCCAGTTCTTCACAG GGTTGGAAATCGTGCCAAATGGGATAACATTGCCGGTGGACTTCCAGGGGAGGAGTACGGGGGAGGCCTTCGTGCAGTTTGCTTCACAGGATATAGCTGAAAAGGCTCTAAAGAAACACAAGGAAAGAATAGGTCACAG GTATATTGAGATATTCAAGAGCAGTGATGCAGAGGTGCGGACGAATTACGAGCCCCCACGCAAAACGATGGGTGGCATGCAGAGACCAGGCCCCTACGACAGgcccggtggtggtggtggcggccGTGGCTACAACGGCATGAGCCGCGGAGGCTCCTTCGACAGGATGCGCCGTGGGGGCTACGGTGGAGGTGAGGCTG GTTCAGATCGTTATGGCGATGGTGGTTCAAGTTTTCAGAGTACGACCGGGCACTGTGTGCACATGAGGGGGCTTCCTTACCGGGCAACAGAGACTGACATCTACAGT TTTTTTTCGCCGTTGAACCCAGTGCGTGTGCACATCGAAGTTGGTCCAGATGGGAGGATGACTGGAGAGGCTGATGTGGAGTTTGCCACACATGAGGATGCTGTGGCAGCTATGTCAAAGGATAAAGCCAACATGC AGCACCGTTATGTTGAGTTGTTCCTCAACTCAACAGCAGGGGGCAGTAATGGAGGCTATGGTGGCCAGATGGGCGCTATAG CCAACCAATCTTCCTATGGAGGCAGCCAGCAGATGAGCGCTGGTTACACGGGGGGCTACAGCAGCCAGTCCAGCATGGGGGGGTACAATGATTACA TTAGGTAA
- the LOC121574072 gene encoding heterogeneous nuclear ribonucleoprotein H isoform X5, producing the protein MADGEGFVVRIRGLPWSCAVDEVSRFFSDCKVANNGTSIHFTYTREGRPSGEAFVELESEDDLKIAVKKDRETLGHRYVEVFKSNNVEMDWVMKHTGPNCPETEGDGLVRLRGLPFGCSKEEIVQFFTGLEIVPNGITLPVDFQGRSTGEAFVQFASQDIAEKALKKHKERIGHRYIEIFKSSDAEVRTNYEPPRKTMGGMQRPGPYDRPGGGGGGRGYNGMSRGGSFDRMRRGGYGGGEAGSDRYGDGGSSFQSTTGHCVHMRGLPYRATETDIYSFFSPLNPVRVHIEVGPDGRMTGEADVEFATHEDAVAAMSKDKANMQHRYVELFLNSTAGGSNGGYGGQMGAIVR; encoded by the exons ATGGCAGATGGAGAGGGTTTTGTGGTGCGTATTCGTGGCCTTCCCTGGTCTTGCGCGGTGGACGAAGTGTCAAGATTTTTCTCTG ATTGTAAAGTTGCAAACAACGGCACAAGTATCCATTTCACATACACTCGTGAGGGCAGGCCAAGCGGAGAGGCCTTCGTAGAGCTGGAGTCGGAGGACGACCTGAAGATTGCCGtcaagaaagacagagagacccTGGGTCACAGATATGTGGAAG TATTCAAATCGAACAATGTGGAGATGGACTGGGTCATGAAGCACACCGGTCCAAACTGCCCAGAGACTGAGGGGGACGGGCTTGTGCGGCTGCGTGGCCTTCCCTTCGGCTGTAGCAAGGAGGAGATTGTCCAGTTCTTCACAG GGTTGGAAATCGTGCCAAATGGGATAACATTGCCGGTGGACTTCCAGGGGAGGAGTACGGGGGAGGCCTTCGTGCAGTTTGCTTCACAGGATATAGCTGAAAAGGCTCTAAAGAAACACAAGGAAAGAATAGGTCACAG GTATATTGAGATATTCAAGAGCAGTGATGCAGAGGTGCGGACGAATTACGAGCCCCCACGCAAAACGATGGGTGGCATGCAGAGACCAGGCCCCTACGACAGgcccggtggtggtggtggcggccGTGGCTACAACGGCATGAGCCGCGGAGGCTCCTTCGACAGGATGCGCCGTGGGGGCTACGGTGGAGGTGAGGCTG GTTCAGATCGTTATGGCGATGGTGGTTCAAGTTTTCAGAGTACGACCGGGCACTGTGTGCACATGAGGGGGCTTCCTTACCGGGCAACAGAGACTGACATCTACAGT TTTTTTTCGCCGTTGAACCCAGTGCGTGTGCACATCGAAGTTGGTCCAGATGGGAGGATGACTGGAGAGGCTGATGTGGAGTTTGCCACACATGAGGATGCTGTGGCAGCTATGTCAAAGGATAAAGCCAACATGC AGCACCGTTATGTTGAGTTGTTCCTCAACTCAACAGCAGGGGGCAGTAATGGAGGCTATGGTGGCCAGATGGGCGCTATAG TTAGGTAA
- the LOC121574072 gene encoding heterogeneous nuclear ribonucleoprotein H isoform X2 has translation MADGEGFVVRIRGLPWSCAVDEVSRFFSDCKVANNGTSIHFTYTREGRPSGEAFVELESEDDLKIAVKKDRETLGHRYVEVFKSNNVEMDWVMKHTGPNCPETEGDGLVRLRGLPFGCSKEEIVQFFTGLEIVPNGITLPVDFQGRSTGEAFVQFASQDIAEKALKKHKERIGHRYIEIFKSSDAEVRTNYEPPRKTMGGMQRPGPYDRPGGGGGGRGYNGMSRGGSFDRMRRGGYGGGSDRYGDGGSSFQSTTGHCVHMRGLPYRATETDIYSFFSPLNPVRVHIEVGPDGRMTGEADVEFATHEDAVAAMSKDKANMQHRYVELFLNSTAGGSNGGYGGQMGAIANQSSYGGSQQMSAGYTGGYSSQSSMGGYNDYSNQSGMSSSYYGSSRGSMGMNGSMGAGWGI, from the exons ATGGCAGATGGAGAGGGTTTTGTGGTGCGTATTCGTGGCCTTCCCTGGTCTTGCGCGGTGGACGAAGTGTCAAGATTTTTCTCTG ATTGTAAAGTTGCAAACAACGGCACAAGTATCCATTTCACATACACTCGTGAGGGCAGGCCAAGCGGAGAGGCCTTCGTAGAGCTGGAGTCGGAGGACGACCTGAAGATTGCCGtcaagaaagacagagagacccTGGGTCACAGATATGTGGAAG TATTCAAATCGAACAATGTGGAGATGGACTGGGTCATGAAGCACACCGGTCCAAACTGCCCAGAGACTGAGGGGGACGGGCTTGTGCGGCTGCGTGGCCTTCCCTTCGGCTGTAGCAAGGAGGAGATTGTCCAGTTCTTCACAG GGTTGGAAATCGTGCCAAATGGGATAACATTGCCGGTGGACTTCCAGGGGAGGAGTACGGGGGAGGCCTTCGTGCAGTTTGCTTCACAGGATATAGCTGAAAAGGCTCTAAAGAAACACAAGGAAAGAATAGGTCACAG GTATATTGAGATATTCAAGAGCAGTGATGCAGAGGTGCGGACGAATTACGAGCCCCCACGCAAAACGATGGGTGGCATGCAGAGACCAGGCCCCTACGACAGgcccggtggtggtggtggcggccGTGGCTACAACGGCATGAGCCGCGGAGGCTCCTTCGACAGGATGCGCCGTGGGGGCTACGGTGGAG GTTCAGATCGTTATGGCGATGGTGGTTCAAGTTTTCAGAGTACGACCGGGCACTGTGTGCACATGAGGGGGCTTCCTTACCGGGCAACAGAGACTGACATCTACAGT TTTTTTTCGCCGTTGAACCCAGTGCGTGTGCACATCGAAGTTGGTCCAGATGGGAGGATGACTGGAGAGGCTGATGTGGAGTTTGCCACACATGAGGATGCTGTGGCAGCTATGTCAAAGGATAAAGCCAACATGC AGCACCGTTATGTTGAGTTGTTCCTCAACTCAACAGCAGGGGGCAGTAATGGAGGCTATGGTGGCCAGATGGGCGCTATAG CCAACCAATCTTCCTATGGAGGCAGCCAGCAGATGAGCGCTGGTTACACGGGGGGCTACAGCAGCCAGTCCAGCATGGGGGGGTACAATGATTACA GTAATCAGAGCGGGATGAGCAGCAGTTACTATGGCAGCAGCCGCGGCTCCATGGGCATGAACGGTAGCATGGGAGCCGGATGGGGCATATAA